A window of the Fulvia fulva chromosome 11, complete sequence genome harbors these coding sequences:
- a CDS encoding Galactose oxidase: MFDLSIGLLLAAASTTFAQNIGTWTSPIRFPIVPVAAAPLPGSNGQLLVWSGFNPADFESGKGRTQTAIYNPATGAVSRRTVTNTRHDMSVIAFPSTFNGNLMVT; this comes from the exons ATGTTTGACCTTTCGATAGGTCTACTGCTTGCCGCAGCTTCCACCACCTTCGCTCAGAATATAGGTACTTGGACTTCGCCGATTCGATTCCCAATCGTACCAGTCGCAGCTGCCCCATTGCCCGGCAGCAATGGTCAACTCCTCGTATGGTCGGGTTTCAATCCAGCCGACTTCGAGTCtggcaagggacgaacacAAACGGCCATCTACAACCCAGCGACCGGAGCGGTGTCGCGAAGGACCGTCACCAATACCCGACACGACATGTCAGTGATA GCATTTCCTTCGACTTTTAACGGCAACCTCATGGTCACATGA
- a CDS encoding Galactose oxidase, producing the protein MNQQRGYQTSVILSDGKIFQIGGSWVVTEARGGKHGEIWDGTSWTALPGALVDPILTNDRDRAFRADNHAMLFGWSNASAISVGPSRAMV; encoded by the exons ATGAACCAGCAACGGGGCTATCAAACCTCTGTCATTCTATCCGATGGCAAGATCTTCCAGATTGGTGGGTCCTGGGTCGTAACAGAAGCGCGCGGTGGCAAACACGGCGAGATCTGGGATGGTACATCGTGGACCGCACTCCCAGGCGCGTTGGTCGACCCTATCCTTACCAATGACCGCGATCGTGCATTTCGCGCCGATAACCACGCTATG CTCTTCGGCTGGTCCAATGCCTCCGCCATCT